In the genome of Rhizobium rhizogenes, one region contains:
- a CDS encoding TerB family tellurite resistance protein yields the protein MLNRIQSFIQNLVGPHADDFSPDDLRVAVAALCFQVMEADGTVSKSERDRLREILQDYYHLDSGKLDALLDAGQEAGKEAVDYYRFTTDIRRHLDEDQRVELIGILWDIVYADGERSEMEDHVIWRVADLLGVSVRDRVLQRQQAATRSGPAEESENEDDAV from the coding sequence ATGCTCAACCGGATTCAGTCGTTTATTCAGAACCTCGTCGGTCCGCATGCGGATGATTTCAGCCCTGATGATCTGAGGGTGGCGGTGGCCGCCCTCTGTTTTCAGGTGATGGAAGCGGACGGCACTGTCTCGAAAAGCGAGCGTGACCGGCTGCGTGAAATCCTGCAGGACTATTATCATCTCGATTCCGGCAAGCTGGATGCGCTTCTTGACGCCGGTCAGGAGGCTGGCAAGGAAGCCGTCGATTATTACCGCTTCACCACCGATATACGCCGTCATCTCGACGAAGATCAGCGCGTGGAGCTTATTGGCATATTATGGGATATTGTTTACGCTGACGGCGAACGAAGCGAAATGGAAGACCATGTGATCTGGCGTGTTGCCGATCTGCTCGGTGTTTCCGTGCGCGACAGGGTTCTGCAACGTCAGCAGGCCGCCACGAGGTCCGGGCCCGCTGAAGAAAGCGAAAACGAAGACGATGCTGTTTGA
- a CDS encoding heme biosynthesis protein HemY, with protein sequence MTRILTFALLVLALGFGFSWLADRPGVLSIVWQGQLIEMSLMVAASIIAALVAAVMLVWWIVNAIWTSPNAARRYFRARKRDRGYQALSTGLIAAGAGNAILARKMTARTQGLLSADQEPLIHLLDAQADLIEGKYDEARRKFEAMARDPETRELGLRGLYIEARRQGAYEAAQQYAEDAAEKAPYLPWAAQATLENRCRNGQWDDAIRLLDQQKAASVIERGEAERLKAVLLTAKAGEKLESDPVGAREDAKHALKLAKSLVPAALIAARSYLREDNLRKAATVLEPVWKNDPHPQIAELYVRARSGDTAIDRLKRAERLESLKPNNIESLFAVAQAALDAKEFAKARAKAEAAARIEPRESIFLLMADIEEAETGDQGRVRYWMAQALRAPRDPAWVADGIVSEKWLPVSPVTGRLDAFEWKAPFGQLEGPVEDLTIENAIAAAPARAEPVAKTIVVEAAPEPRTEPRPAPATPIEVAPTVSVPKEKKPVTIEAPVETEAADEKAEAVPFFGGAPDDPGVKKPGAEAEPKTRLKLF encoded by the coding sequence ATGACCAGAATTCTGACTTTCGCCCTTCTCGTTCTGGCGCTCGGTTTCGGTTTCTCGTGGCTGGCAGACCGGCCGGGCGTGCTTTCCATCGTCTGGCAGGGCCAGCTGATCGAAATGAGCCTGATGGTCGCCGCCTCCATCATCGCAGCACTGGTTGCGGCCGTCATGCTGGTCTGGTGGATTGTCAATGCCATCTGGACCTCACCCAATGCCGCCCGTCGTTATTTCCGTGCCCGCAAGCGCGACCGCGGTTATCAGGCGCTCTCCACCGGCCTCATCGCCGCCGGTGCCGGAAACGCCATTCTCGCCCGCAAGATGACGGCCCGCACACAAGGGCTGCTCAGCGCCGATCAGGAACCACTGATCCACCTCCTCGATGCGCAGGCCGATCTCATCGAAGGCAAATATGACGAGGCGCGCCGCAAGTTCGAGGCCATGGCCCGCGATCCCGAAACCCGCGAGCTTGGCCTTCGCGGCCTTTACATCGAAGCCCGTCGTCAGGGCGCTTATGAGGCCGCCCAGCAATATGCCGAGGACGCGGCGGAAAAAGCCCCCTACCTGCCCTGGGCAGCACAGGCGACGCTGGAAAATCGTTGTCGCAACGGACAATGGGATGACGCGATCCGTCTGCTGGACCAGCAGAAGGCGGCCAGCGTCATCGAACGCGGCGAAGCGGAGCGCCTGAAAGCCGTGCTTCTCACCGCCAAGGCCGGCGAAAAGCTGGAAAGCGATCCTGTCGGTGCGCGCGAGGATGCCAAGCACGCTCTGAAGCTCGCAAAAAGCTTGGTCCCGGCAGCTCTGATCGCGGCAAGGTCCTATCTACGCGAAGACAATCTGCGCAAGGCCGCCACGGTTCTGGAGCCCGTGTGGAAAAACGATCCACATCCGCAGATCGCCGAACTTTATGTCCGCGCCCGCAGCGGCGATACCGCCATCGACCGGCTGAAACGCGCCGAGCGGCTCGAGAGCCTGAAACCCAACAATATCGAATCCCTGTTCGCCGTCGCGCAGGCAGCACTCGACGCAAAGGAATTCGCCAAGGCGCGGGCCAAGGCTGAAGCCGCAGCCCGGATCGAGCCGCGCGAGAGCATCTTCCTGCTGATGGCCGATATTGAGGAAGCGGAAACCGGCGATCAGGGCCGGGTTCGCTACTGGATGGCGCAGGCGTTGCGCGCGCCGCGCGATCCGGCCTGGGTGGCCGATGGCATCGTCTCTGAGAAATGGCTGCCGGTTTCGCCCGTCACGGGCCGTCTCGATGCCTTCGAATGGAAAGCGCCTTTTGGCCAGCTCGAAGGTCCCGTCGAAGACCTGACAATTGAAAATGCGATTGCCGCCGCACCCGCAAGGGCCGAACCGGTTGCGAAAACAATCGTTGTTGAAGCTGCTCCCGAGCCTCGCACAGAGCCGAGGCCCGCTCCCGCCACACCGATAGAGGTGGCGCCGACCGTATCGGTTCCCAAGGAGAAAAAACCCGTTACGATTGAAGCGCCGGTTGAAACCGAAGCTGCGGACGAAAAGGCGGAGGCCGTACCCTTTTTTGGCGGCGCACCGGATGATCCCGGCGTCAAGAAACCCGGCGCGGAAGCCGAACCCAAGACCCGGCTCAAACTCTTCTGA